A region of the Cucurbita pepo subsp. pepo cultivar mu-cu-16 unplaced genomic scaffold, ASM280686v2 Cp4.1_scaffold000539, whole genome shotgun sequence genome:
GCGGCGGCGTTGGAAGGTAGCGTTGGTACTGAGAGTTTGAAGGTAGAGGAGGGTTTAGGTGATTCCAGAACCTCTGTCTTCGATTGCGATGGGAGTGTTGCAATCCACGCTGGTAGGGCTTAGTATGAACTTTGACTTCGTCTTTGAGTCTTTGAGATTCCCAGAACCATTCTCTTTTATCGCTTTTAGGAATTTTCTCCTTTGATTTTTGGAAATATGTAATTAACTATTTTCGGTGCGAATTTCAGGCGAAAGATTCGGTCGTGGTAGAGTTGACGACGCTATTACTACGCCGGTGGTTAACACTTCCgcttatttctttaaaaaaactgCTGATCTCCTTGATTTCAAGGTACTTACTTGGATTCCATGTTGATTCAAAACGGTTGACTTCAANNNNNNNNNNNNNNNNNNNNNNNNNNNNNNNNNNNNNNNNNNNNNNNNNNNNNNNNNNNNNNNNNNNNNNNNNNNNNNNNNNNNNNNNNNNNNNNNNNNNNNNNNNNNNNNNNNNNNNNNNNNNNNNNNNNNNNNNNNNNNNNNNNNNNNNNNNNNNNNNNNNNNNNNNNNNNNNNNNNNNNNNNNNNNNNNNNNNNNNNNNNNNNNNNNNNNNNNNNNNNNNNNNNNNNNNNNNNNNNNNNNNNNNNNNNNNNNNNNNNNNNNNNNNNNNNNNNNNNNNNNNNNNNNNNNNNNNNNNNNNNNNNNNNNNNNNNNNNNNNNNNNNNNNNNNNNNNNNNNNNNNNNNNNNNNNNNNNNNNNNNNNNNNNNNNNNNNNNNNNNNNNNNNNNNNNNNNNNNNNNNNNNNNNNNNNNNNNNNNNNNNNNNNNNNNNNNNNNNNNNNNNNNNNNNNNNNNNNNNNNNNNNNNNNNNNNNNNNNNNNNNNNNNNNNNNNNNNNNNNNNNNNNNNNNNNNNNNNNNNNNNNNNNNNNNNNNNNNNNNNNNNNNNNNNNNNNNNNNNNNNNNNNNNNNNNNNNNNNNNNNNNNNNNNNNNNNNNNNNNNNNNNNNNNNNNNNNNNNNNNNNNNNNNNNNNNNNNNNNNNNNNNNNNNNNNNNNNNNNNNNNNNNNNNNNNNNNNNNNNNNNNNNNNNNNNNNNNNNNNNNNNNNNNNNNNNNNNNNNNNNNNNNNNNNNNNNNNNNNNNNNNNNNNNNNNNNNNNNNNNNNNNNNNNNNNNNNNNNNNNNNNNNNNNNNNNNNNNNNNNNNNNNNNNNNNNNNNNNNNNNNNNNNNNNNNNNNNNNNNNNNNNNNNNNNNNNNNNNNNNNNNNNNNNNNNNNNNNNNNNNNNNNNNNNNNNNNNNNNNNNNNNNNNNNNNNNNNNNNNNNNNNNNNNNNNNNNNNNNNNNNNNNNNNNNNNNNNNNNNNNNNNNNNNNNNNNNNNNNNNNNNNNNNNNNNNNNNNNNNNNNNNNNNNNNNNNNNNNNNNNNNNNNNNNNNNNNNNNNNNNNNNNNNNNNNNNNNNNNNNNNNNNNNNNNNNNNNNNNNNNNNNNNNNNNNNNNNNNNNNNNNNNNNNNNNNNNNNNNNNNNNNNNNNNNNNNNNNNNNNNNNNNNNNNNNNNNNNNNNNNNNNNNNNNNNNNNNNNNNNNNNNNNNNNNNNNNNNNNNNNNNNNNNNNNNNNNNNNNNNNNNNNNNNNNNNNNNNNNNNNNNNNNNNNNNNNNNNNNNNNNNNNNNNNNNNNNNNNNNNNNNNNNNNNNNNNNNNNNNNNNNNNNNNNNNNNNNNNNNNNNNNNNNNNNNNNNNNNNNNNNNNNNNNNNNNNNNNNNNNNNNNNNNNNNNNNNNNNNNNNNNNNNNNNNNNNNNNNNNNNNNNNNNNNNNNNNNNNNNNNNNNNNNNNNNNNNNNNNNNNNNNNNNNNNNNNNNNNNNNNNNNNNNNNNNNNNNNNNNNNNNNNNNNNNNNNNNNNNNNNNNNNNNNNNNNNNNNNNNNNNNNNNNNNNNNNNNNNNNNNNNNNNNNNNNNNNNNNNNNNNNNNNNNNNNNNNNNNNNNNNNNNNNNNNNNNNNNNNNNNNNNNNNNNNNNNNNNNNNNNNNNNNNNNNNNNNNNNNNNNNNNNNNNNNNNNNNNNNNNNNNNNNNNNNNNNNNNNNNNNNNNNNNNNNNNNNNNNNNNNNNNNNNNNNNNNNNNNNNNNNNNNNNNNNNNNNNNNNNNNNNNNNNNNNNNNNNNNNNNNNNNNNNNNNNNNNNNNNNNNNNNNNNNNNNNNNNNNNNNNNNNNNNNNNNNNNNNNNNNNNNNNNNNNNNNNNNNNNNNNNNNNNNNNNNNNNNNNNNNNNNNNNNNNNNNNNNNNNNNNNNNNNNNNNNNNNNNNNNNNNNNNNNNNNNNNNNNNNNNNNNNNNNNNNNNNNNNNNNNNNNNNNNNNNNNNNNNNNNNNNNNNNNNNNNNNNNNNNNNNNNNNNNNNNNNNNNNNNNNNNNNNNNNNNNNNNNNNNNNNNNNNNNNNNNNNNNNNNNNNNNNNNNNNNNNNNNNNNNNNNNNNNNNNNNNNNNNNNNNNNNNNNNNNNNNNNNNNNNNNNNNNNNNNNNNNNNNNNNNNNNNNNNNNNNNNNNNNNNNNNNNNNNNNNNNNNNNNNNNNNNNNNNNNNNNNNNNNNNNNNNNNNNNNNNNNNNNNNNNNNNNNNNNNNNNNNNNNNNNNNNNNNNNNNNNNNNNNNNNNNNNNNNNNNNNNNNNNNNNNNNNNNNNNNNNNNNNNNNNNNNNNNNNNNNNNNNNNNNNNNNNNNNNNNNNNNNNNNNNNNNNNNNNNNNNNNNNNNNNNNNNNNNNNNNNNNNNNNNNNNNNNNNNNNNNNNNNNNNNNNNNNNNNNNNNNNNNNNNNNNNNNNNNNNNNNNNNNNNNNNNNNNNNNNNNNNNNNNNNNNNNNNNNNNNNNNNNNNNNNNNNNNNNNNNNNNNNNNNNNNNNNNNNNNNNNNNNNNNNNNNNNNNNNNNNNNNNNNNNNNNNNNNNNNNNNNNNNNNNNNNNNNNNNNNNNNNNNNNNNNNNNNNNNNNNNNNNNNNNNNNNNNNNNNNNNNNNNNNNNNNNNNNNNNNNNNNNNNNNNNNNNNNNNNNNNNNNNNNNNNNNNNNNNNNNNNNNNNNNNNNNNNNNNNNNNNNNNNNNNNNNNNNNNNNNNNNNNNNNNNNNNNNNNNNNNNNNNNNNNNNNNNNNNNNNNNNNNNNNNNNNNNNNNNNNNNNNNNNNNNNNNNNNNNNNNNNNNNNNNNNNNNNNNNNNNNNNNNNNNNNNNNNNNNNNNNNNNNNNNNNNNNNNNNNNNNNNNNNNNNNNNNNNNNNNNNNNNNNNNNNNNNNNtttttttttttttttttttttttttttggttttattacTCGAGGAATCGggatttgaattattaatcaCTTAAGAGTTTTGTGAGCATTTTTTCCCCTAACAATGGAATTTACCAAGCATTGTCTTTTAGGTCCTTGCTGGTTGTGTAAGTGGTTCTCTGAAACTGGTTTCCGAGATTCGGAATCTTCATCATGTGATAGGTGGTGCCTTAAATCCAGTGAGTCATTCTCTTATGCTGTTTAATTTTCCATCTTTCACTTATTGGTTGTGGAGTAACGGTTCTTGATGATTGAATGTTCCATTGGTTTCCTGCGCtcattttaaccattttttgcGCCAAGCCCTACTGTCTAATTAATTGCTATTTCTTCATCCTACAGAATGCTGCTTACTTAATTATACGAGGCATGAAGACGTTGCATCTTCGTGTTCAGCAGCAGAATTCCTCAGCTCTTAGGATGGCAAAGCTTTTAGAGGCTCATCCTAAGGTATGCCATTTAATTTATCCAGCTGCATATTGTTTCATACGTTTAATTTACTACCCACTAATAGACCAAGGCAGTACAAAGGAACAAAAGTAAGATTCATTATTGAACCTTTAATTCTAAAAGTTATGAAGCTTTGGGGCATCTAATAGCAAggatttaattataaatcagTGGTATGCGTTGCATGTTCCTCTGGAGAAATTAACCAATGTCGCATATTGACACCGAGTTCAATTTATACATTAACTGGATACAATTGTCTGCTTGCAAATTCATTTACATTGGATGTGACAAAATTATGTCTCTACTGTCTGCAGATCAAATGTGTTTATTACCCTGGACTGCCTAGTCATCCCGAGCACAATCTTGCTAAAAGGCAGATGACTGGTTTTGGGGGCGTAGTTAGCTTCGAGGTAAGAAAACGACTGATGATCCATCTCATCATTTGAAGGGTCTATTCCTGTAGCCTTTTACCCCACCTCCACCATGTTTGTTTCATTAGTTTCTTCATTCTGGTGCAGGTTGATGGCGATATAACGACCACCATAAAATTCATTGACTCATTGAAAATACCATATATTGCTCCATCATTTGGTGGGTGCGAGAGTATCATAGACCAGCCGGCTATAATGTCATATTGGTAAATATACAATTCTTGACTTTTGACGCCTTTGTTTAGTAGGAGAATGAATACGTATTTATGCTTTTATGTGGGTGGTGGAAGTATTTTAACCTTTTGGTAATGGAAATGGAATAGGGATCTTAATCAGACAGAGAGGCTGAAGTATGGGATAAAGGACAACTTGGTGCGCTTCAGCATTGGAATTGAAGACTTTGAGGATTTGAAGGCTGATATTCTGCAGGCTCTTGATGCCATTTAAAGCCTAAGCACTGCTCCATTCCAAAAACAGATAATCAAGTCCTCTATCTGTTTATTTATCATCATCTTGCTTTGGTCTTGAGTGGTTGGTGCGTCGATTGAATCCCTTATCCCCATTCCCTcaggaacaaaaaaataaactcaGACAGAcattgttcttattttctttgacaaaagactttattttttacacTACTGAAATATGGTCGTTACTATATGCATGACTggtagaaaattgaaaattcttttaaatcatttcaaaatGATGTCACAAGCTTAAACattcattaataatattaacataGTGTATGGTAAGATTCAATGCATTGTCTTTGTATCTGTATGAAAATGGTAAAAACACAATCATCCCATCTTGATAGGATGTTCGACAAAGGCTTGAAAATGGTTATGGTCCTTGTCCATTGCATTTCAAATATTAGTGAGATAtctacatttttaattattttaaaaattgtattgcATTAGTTCTAAttaagttttataaaaaattggatCGATATCATTGCAAGTGTTCAATTATCTACATTTGTGATTTCAACCTAACATTTGTGATCCAACCTTGTAGGTTGAAATATGCtcgttttgaaaattttgaattctttgaATATTTAGTTGAGTTTACTTCACTAAGGTCTGCATCAATTAAGGTTGAATTAtgctcaaaatttgaattttttgaatatttaatttattttttaatattgttcacTAAGGTCTTGAATATTTAGTTCACTAAGGTCTGCAAATGTTAAAATCCATTGATTAACACATATATCATTTATTCATTTGAagatagaaagaaatttttgttccTTCATTAATCAATCTTACATGTTATTTATCTCATCACCTATAGATCAACACCTATAGATCAACGCCATTTTTCCTAGGTATAAACGTCGttgattcttttaataaaaatttcgGAATAATTACTAGCATGCTAGGATTATAGATGTTCCTTAATGAGTGGCAAATCCCGAAAGGTAACCATCCCCTGAACACCTCTAATTATGAATTAGAACCCTATTTGTAGACGGAAATTGAAGGCACCCATGATGTAAAACACctctaattataaattagaacGTAATTTTAGCAGGAGATTAAAAATGTCccaataaaaacaagaacaagaacagaaaaattaTCAAAGCATCATCATAAGCTTGATTCAAGTATAGAAGTAGATGGATAAAGTTATGTCCCAAAaccatcaaacaaacaaacaaaaaaaaaaaacacacacacacacaaagcATTCAACAGTTGATCATGCAAACAAAGCATAACACAGCACAGTTGGATGAGCGGAGAAGCAGCCAATGTGGGTATCCCAACCTTTTATTTAGTGCCAATTTGAGAACGCCCATCGGCcatcactcactcactcactcactcatcCTCATAGTTCCTGCGGTGGTGATGGTGGCGGCGGCTGTCCTCGTCATATTGCATTAGTTCTAAttaagttttataaaaaattggatCAATATCATTGTAAGTGTTCAATTATCTACATTTGTGGTCCAACCTTGTAGGTTGAATTATGCTCGTTTTGAATTCTTTGAATATTTAGTTCAGTTCACTAAGTCTGCATCAATTAAGGTTGAATTAtgctcaaaatttgaattttttgatatttagttcatttttgaatatttagttCACTAAGGTCTTAACGCATATATCGTTTGAACCAAGAgagattttgtttctcaattgatttattcatttgaagatagaaagaaatttttgttccTTCATTAATCAATCTTACATGTTATTCATCTCATCACCTATAAATCAACACCTATAGATCAATGCCATTTTTCCTAGGTATAAAAGTCAttgattcttttaataaaaatttcgGAATAATTACTAGCATGATAGGATTATAGATGTTCCTTAATGAGTGGCAAATCCTGAAAGACAACCATCCCCTGAACACCTCTAATTATGAATTAGAACCATCCCCTAAGCACCTCTAATTATGAATTAGAACCTTATTTTAGTAGACGAAAATTGAAGGCACCCATGACGTAAAACACCTCTAATTAACctctaattataaattagaacGTTATTTTAGTAGGAGATTAAAAATGTCccaataaaaacaagaacaagaacagaaaaattaTCAAAGCATCATCATAAGCTTGATTCAAGTATAGAAGTAGATGGATAAAGTTATGTCCCAAAaccatcaaacaaacaaacaaaaaaaaagacacaCATACAAAGCATTCAACAGTTGATCATGCAAACAAAGCATAACACAGCACAGTTGGATGAGCGGAGAAGCAGCCAATGTGGGCATCCCAACCTTTTATTTAGTGCCAATTTGAGAACGCCCATCGGCcatcactcactcactcactcactcactcatcCTCATAGTTCCTGCGGTGGTGATGGTGGCGGCGGCTGTCCTCGTCAGAATCACCACCCTGCAATCacaaaaacccacaaaattaATACCACAAAACAAATCTTatcatcttcattttgaattgAGTGAAGTGAGCTTAGCTTACGTATTTCTTGCGCCCATATCCCTCTTCCCCATACGCATACTCACGCTCCTCGTCCTCCGCGTAGCTTGGCTTCCTGTAATCCTCCTCCTCCGACCGCCCATAGCTCGGCCTCATCCGCTCCTCATCCCCATAATTTGGCCTCTCATACTTCTCCCTTCTATACCCAGAACTCTCATACTCCTGCTTCCCATACCCCCCACTCCCCTCTTCTTCCCCATAACTCTGTTTTCGCCCGGATCCGTACTCTTCAGTCTCCGACTGCCTCCGGTACCCACCAGACCCATACGACTCCGATTCCCCCTCCTCTCTCCGCCCATACCCACCACCAGATCCGTAAGACTCCGATTCCTGTTTCCGCCCATACCCACCAGATCCATAAGAATCCGATTCCTGTTTCCGCCCATAACCACCACCGGATCCGTAAGAATCCGATTCCTGTCTCCCCCCATAACCACCAGACCCGTAAGAGTCCGATTCCTGTCTCCCCCCATAACCACCAGACCCGTAAGAATCCGATTCCTGTTTCCGCCCATACCCACCACCAGATCCGTAAGAATCGGATTCCTGTCTCCCCCCATAACCACCAGACCCGTAAGATTCCGATTCCTGTTTCCGCCCATACCCACCAGATCCGTATTCTTCAGATCCGTAAGACTCCGATTCCTGTTTCCGCCTATACCCACCAGATCCGTACTCCTGTTGCTCCGACTCCGATTTCCGACCATATCCTTCAGATCCGTACTCGGATCCACTTTGCTGGTACCCATAAGCCGGCTGGGGCCTAGCAGACTCATAACCACCAGATCCGTATTCTTGTTCCACAGGACGAGGCGGAGCACCATAAGAATGAGGCTTAGGGCGGGAGTAACTGCTGTACTCAGCCTGGAGGGCGTCGTCGCCATAAGCTGAGGGCTGGGCATTGGATTCAAACTGGGGACGCTCGTAATCAAACTCGTTATCGTTGCCAGCAGAGTGCGGGTAGCAGGTATCTTCGCAGGGCGAAATTGGACGGCCATATGTCAGAAATAGGTCAAATCCTCCGCCGTAGGGCGTCGGATCGTACTCGTCGAAGTCATCCACCGCCTCATCGTCCCTCGTGTAGTACGGCATCGTGAAATCTCGTCGATCTGGAAGGAACTGCTTTGGATGAATCTATTGCGAGAGGAAGAACGATCTCAAATTGGGAATTTAAGTACTGAAATGGAATTCGGATTATCCGTGACTATACGGCGTCGTTTCGTCCTTTTAGGATAGGACAGCTGGTTGGTTACGCGTATTAGTCAACGCTCTCTCATATAAAGCCTTTGACTTTTTTATACAACACCAAAATGANAATACAAcaccaaaaaataatttccatttaattatttatggaaaataatattctaaattacattaataattaaattttaaaataaaataaataataacattatggtataaaaaacaaattatggtataaaaaaaatgtaagagaTATTAGGCATTCTTGCTTTGCTTCTCCTTCTTGTATTTGGTGTAATCCAAAACCAAATTTTGTGTAAAATCTCTCATACTTTCCTTCATCATTCCCTCCAATCCCTACGAATAACGATCAAATTAGCTAgcttttatgaaaattatgagCGTTAATGGATCGAGGTGAGTACCTTTTCTGCAAATGGCTGAAGAAAATCAGCGGGTA
Encoded here:
- the LOC111785530 gene encoding uncharacterized protein At5g39570-like isoform X1, yielding MPYYTRDDEAVDDFDEYDPTPYGGGFDLFLTYGRPISPCEDTCYPHSAGNDNEFDYERPQFESNAQPSAYGDDALQAEYSSYSRPKPHSYGAPPRPVEQEYGSGGYESARPQPAYGYQQSGSEYGSEGYGRKSESEQQEYGSGGYRRKQESESYGSEEYGSGGYGRKQESESYGSGGYGGRQESDSYGSGGGYGRKQESDSYGSGGYGGRQESDSYGSGGYGGRQESDSYGSGGGYGRKQESDSYGSGGYGRKQESESYGSGGGYGRREEGESESYGSGGYRRQSETEEYGSGRKQSYGEEEGSGGYGKQEYESSGYRREKYERPNYGDEERMRPSYGRSEEEDYRKPSYAEDEEREYAYGEEGYGRKKYGGDSDEDSRRHHHHRRNYEDE
- the LOC111785530 gene encoding uncharacterized protein At5g39570-like isoform X2, translated to MPYYTRDDEAVDDFDEYDPTPYGGGFDLFLTYGRPISPCEDTCYPHSAGNDNEFDYERPQFESNAQPSAYGDDALQAEYSSYSRPKPHSYGAPPRPVEQEYGSGGYESARPQPAYGYQQSGSEYGSEGYGRKSESEQQEYGSGGYRRKQESESYGSEEYGSGGYGRKQESESYGSGGYGGRQESDSYGSGGGYGRKQESDSYGSGGYGGRQESDSYGSGGYGGRQESDSYGSGGGYGRKQESDSYGSGGYGRKQESESYGSGGGYGRREEGESESYGSGGYRRQSETEEYGSGRKQSYGEEEGSGGYGKQEYESSGYRREKYERPNYGDEERMRPSYGRSEEEDYRKPSYAEDEEREYAYGEEGYGRKKYGGDSDEDSRRHHHHRRNYEDE